In Marinobacter antarcticus, one genomic interval encodes:
- a CDS encoding rhodanese-like domain-containing protein, with protein sequence MRLLLVTLLITFGLSFHASAQEAQSLTAQQTYDLVQKQGDQILFVDVRDPVEIMFIGFTDAVDTNIPFKLADRSAFLSDKGRFAMNTNPDFAAGVEQALKDKGLSKDALIVTMCRSGSSRGKPSADYLLEHGFSNVKYIDHGFQGSGAKEGKKAGMRIVNGWQNDGLPWSMKLNPEKIYQP encoded by the coding sequence ATGAGGCTGTTATTGGTTACACTTCTCATTACCTTCGGGCTGAGCTTTCACGCTTCGGCGCAGGAAGCTCAGTCACTGACCGCGCAGCAAACCTATGACCTGGTTCAGAAGCAGGGCGATCAGATCCTGTTCGTTGACGTGCGAGATCCGGTAGAAATCATGTTTATCGGTTTCACCGACGCTGTGGACACAAACATTCCGTTCAAGCTCGCCGATCGTAGCGCTTTTCTATCGGACAAAGGCCGGTTTGCCATGAACACCAACCCGGACTTTGCGGCCGGTGTTGAGCAGGCTCTTAAGGATAAAGGGCTCAGCAAGGATGCCCTGATTGTCACCATGTGCCGCTCCGGCTCCAGCCGCGGAAAGCCCAGCGCCGACTATCTTCTGGAACACGGTTTCAGCAACGTGAAATACATTGATCATGGCTTTCAGGGCAGCGGTGCCAAAGAGGGCAAAAAAGCCGGCATGAGGATTGTAAACGGCTGGCAGAACGATGGTCTGCCCTGGTCCATGAAGCTCAATCCGGAAAAAATCTACCAGCCCTGA
- a CDS encoding tetrathionate reductase family octaheme c-type cytochrome, translated as MAKLITANSGRYLAVSLLAALLVFAGSPGMAAVERAPATADHSKFKSLKGPFESASEVTEACLECHTEAAGQIKATTHWTWLYKHAETGQTLGKSQVINSFCGMAITNEARCTSCHVGYGWKDMRQPPPEAESAVDCLVCHDTTGDYWKFPTLAGDPTYVPREWPKGSGKIVQPPNLPDIAQNVGATGRANCGSCHFYGGGGDGVKHGDLDSSLVSPERSLDVHMSPDGGNFSCSDCHSTWGHSVSGSRYQVNAKDTLGIDIPGHTDLSRASCESCHGGQPHHKEKLNDHVDKLACQTCHIPAFARGGVPTKMWWDWSTAGKLDENNKPITEYDEAGHVSYLSEKGNFRHGENVVPYYAWFDGTVEYTMIDEQFDIEDQPLEINRLEGGPDDPASRIWPFKLMRGKQPFDTERRTLLATHVFGADDSALWSNYDWSKALKAGSEMSGLPFSGNYEFVETKMYWPITHMVPPADQALRCSSCHTGESRLAGIGGIYMPGHRGNPWLDRIGWLLVALTLVGVVIHGLIRMAFKGRKQS; from the coding sequence ATGGCCAAGCTGATCACGGCTAACTCAGGCCGGTATCTGGCTGTGAGTTTACTGGCAGCCCTGCTGGTGTTTGCAGGCTCCCCTGGCATGGCGGCGGTTGAGCGCGCTCCCGCCACCGCCGACCACAGCAAGTTCAAATCCCTGAAAGGCCCATTTGAATCCGCCAGCGAGGTGACTGAAGCCTGCCTGGAATGCCACACCGAGGCGGCCGGTCAAATCAAGGCAACCACGCACTGGACCTGGCTCTACAAGCATGCAGAGACCGGCCAGACACTGGGTAAAAGTCAGGTTATCAACAGCTTCTGCGGTATGGCCATCACTAACGAGGCCCGCTGCACGTCCTGCCACGTAGGCTACGGCTGGAAAGACATGAGGCAACCGCCGCCTGAGGCAGAATCCGCGGTGGATTGCCTGGTGTGTCACGACACGACCGGTGATTACTGGAAGTTCCCGACTCTGGCCGGCGACCCTACCTATGTGCCCCGGGAATGGCCCAAGGGCAGTGGCAAGATAGTTCAGCCGCCGAATCTGCCCGATATAGCCCAGAATGTGGGTGCCACTGGTCGTGCCAACTGTGGTAGTTGTCACTTCTATGGTGGCGGTGGTGACGGTGTAAAACATGGTGACCTCGATTCTTCGCTGGTTTCACCCGAGCGTTCACTAGATGTGCATATGTCTCCCGATGGCGGCAATTTCAGCTGTTCAGACTGTCACTCAACCTGGGGCCACAGTGTTTCCGGGAGCCGCTATCAGGTAAACGCCAAAGATACCCTCGGCATCGACATCCCCGGCCACACCGATCTGAGCCGGGCGAGCTGTGAATCCTGTCATGGCGGCCAGCCCCATCATAAAGAAAAGTTGAACGATCACGTGGACAAACTCGCGTGCCAAACCTGCCACATACCGGCTTTCGCCCGGGGTGGCGTACCGACCAAAATGTGGTGGGACTGGTCCACCGCCGGCAAGCTCGACGAAAACAACAAGCCCATCACCGAGTACGATGAAGCGGGCCACGTCAGCTATCTGAGCGAAAAGGGCAACTTCCGCCACGGCGAAAATGTGGTTCCCTACTACGCGTGGTTTGATGGCACCGTCGAGTACACGATGATTGATGAACAGTTCGATATTGAAGACCAGCCGCTGGAGATCAACCGGCTTGAAGGCGGGCCTGATGACCCTGCTTCACGCATCTGGCCGTTCAAATTGATGCGCGGCAAACAGCCTTTCGATACCGAGCGCAGAACTCTGCTTGCGACTCACGTGTTTGGCGCAGATGACTCGGCCCTCTGGAGTAACTACGACTGGTCCAAAGCTTTGAAAGCCGGTAGTGAGATGTCGGGCTTGCCATTCAGTGGCAACTACGAATTCGTGGAAACCAAAATGTACTGGCCTATTACCCACATGGTACCGCCCGCCGACCAGGCCCTGCGCTGTAGTTCCTGCCATACCGGAGAAAGTCGCCTTGCGGGTATTGGTGGCATCTACATGCCGGGGCATAGAGGCAACCCCTGGCTGGATCGCATTGGCTGGCTGCTGGTGGCGCTGACTCTTGTCGGGGTGGTTATCCACGGTCTGATTCGCATGGCATTCAAAGGGAGGAAGCAATCATGA
- a CDS encoding cytochrome b/b6 domain-containing protein, giving the protein MSRVLIYKRFERFWHWFQALLIFSLLITGFEIHGSYSLLGFGDAARLHTIAAWSLIVLWLFAIFWHITTGEWRQYVPTRDGLFAVMHYYLIGTFTGAEHPYRKTTKAKHNPLQRLAYLFFKLVISPIIWVSGLLYLFYNDWPAMLAGAFSLEAVALLHTAAAFAMLVFIIAHVYMATMGHTLTSLIKPMVTGYEDLDEPAGKP; this is encoded by the coding sequence ATGAGCCGAGTATTGATCTACAAACGCTTTGAGCGCTTCTGGCACTGGTTTCAGGCCCTGCTGATTTTCAGCCTGCTGATTACCGGCTTTGAAATTCACGGAAGTTACTCACTGCTGGGCTTTGGTGACGCTGCACGACTGCACACCATCGCGGCCTGGTCGCTAATCGTGCTCTGGCTGTTTGCGATTTTCTGGCATATCACGACCGGTGAATGGCGCCAGTATGTGCCCACCCGCGATGGTCTGTTCGCGGTGATGCATTACTACCTTATTGGTACGTTTACCGGTGCCGAACACCCTTACCGCAAAACCACCAAGGCCAAACACAACCCGCTGCAGCGACTGGCATACCTGTTTTTCAAACTGGTGATCTCACCCATCATCTGGGTGAGCGGCCTGCTGTACCTGTTCTACAACGACTGGCCTGCCATGCTGGCAGGGGCGTTCAGCCTTGAAGCTGTGGCACTGCTACATACTGCTGCGGCCTTTGCCATGCTGGTTTTCATTATCGCTCATGTGTACATGGCTACGATGGGCCATACGCTAACCAGCCTCATCAAGCCAATGGTGACCGGCTACGAGGACCTGGACGAGCCTGCCGGTAAGCCCTGA
- a CDS encoding NAD(P)/FAD-dependent oxidoreductase gives MSTNTPEQGKNKQHTVVIVGGGAGGISIAASLHKRDSALDIAIIEPAQTHHYQPGWTMVGGGIFKPDVTSKPMAAVMPGFASWYRESVRSVDEENNQVTLADGSTIGYQALVLAPGLELNWGGIDGLKEALGSNGVTSNYQEGMARYTWETVQNLKTGRALFSQPPMPIKCAGAPQKAMYLSSDYWLRNGVLNDLDIQFHNAGAVLFGVPAYVPALESYIEKYDIGLNYQSNLVSVNGPAQKATFRRTDAEGNTEDREIGFDMLHAVPPQRAPEFIRQSRLANEGGWLDLEDDTLCHKRHTNIFGLGDVSGTGNAKTAAAVRKMAPVVAENLIASLRKQPMKAAYLGYGSCPLTVENGRIVLAEFGYGGVLQPTFPSWINDGTKATKIAWFLKAKQLPALYWHGMLKGHEWLAKPARRSV, from the coding sequence ATGAGCACCAACACCCCAGAACAGGGCAAAAACAAACAACACACGGTGGTTATCGTAGGGGGCGGGGCCGGAGGCATTTCCATTGCGGCCAGTCTCCACAAAAGAGACAGCGCCCTTGATATCGCGATTATTGAGCCGGCACAGACCCACCACTACCAGCCTGGCTGGACCATGGTCGGTGGCGGGATATTCAAGCCGGACGTAACGTCAAAACCCATGGCTGCCGTCATGCCCGGATTCGCCTCCTGGTACAGGGAATCGGTTCGGTCTGTCGATGAGGAGAATAACCAGGTAACTCTGGCAGACGGTTCAACCATCGGTTATCAGGCCCTGGTTCTTGCTCCCGGACTGGAACTGAACTGGGGCGGCATCGACGGCCTTAAAGAGGCTCTGGGCTCGAACGGTGTTACCTCCAACTATCAGGAAGGTATGGCCCGTTACACCTGGGAGACTGTACAGAATCTGAAAACAGGCCGCGCACTGTTCAGCCAGCCACCCATGCCCATCAAATGCGCCGGGGCACCCCAGAAGGCCATGTACCTGTCATCGGATTACTGGCTCCGGAACGGGGTTCTGAACGACCTGGACATTCAGTTCCACAACGCCGGCGCCGTGCTCTTCGGCGTTCCCGCTTACGTTCCGGCGCTGGAAAGCTATATCGAAAAGTACGATATCGGGCTTAACTATCAGAGCAATCTGGTCTCGGTGAACGGCCCGGCCCAAAAAGCCACATTTCGCCGCACAGACGCTGAAGGCAATACCGAGGACCGGGAGATCGGCTTCGATATGCTGCACGCCGTGCCACCCCAGCGAGCGCCTGAATTCATCAGACAATCCCGTCTTGCCAACGAAGGCGGCTGGCTGGATCTGGAAGATGACACACTCTGCCATAAGCGCCACACCAATATCTTTGGTCTGGGGGATGTGAGCGGGACGGGCAACGCAAAAACCGCAGCCGCGGTGCGCAAAATGGCGCCGGTGGTTGCCGAGAACCTGATCGCAAGCCTGCGTAAACAGCCGATGAAAGCCGCCTACCTTGGTTACGGTTCCTGCCCGCTGACCGTGGAAAACGGTCGTATTGTGCTGGCGGAATTTGGCTATGGCGGGGTGTTGCAGCCCACCTTTCCGTCTTGGATAAACGATGGCACCAAAGCCACAAAAATTGCCTGGTTTCTGAAAGCCAAGCAACTGCCCGCTCTGTACTGGCACGGTATGCTTAAAGGCCACGAGTGGCTTGCAAAGCCGGCACGCCGCTCAGTCTGA
- a CDS encoding sensor domain-containing phosphodiesterase, which produces MNDTETEKRRLAAVIRLGLLDTSPEERFERLTRIARQHYQVRTALFTVLDHDRQWFKSRQGLDVTETPRSVAFCDHAIRQDQILVVENALEDPRFRTNPLVLGNPHIRFYAGMPVREPGGFKVGTLCIIDDKPRQFSEKDLDVLRTLSTMVEEELERLYVASDKSEYVPVSHLNRAIHHAQNVFLTSDNENSAFAQMLNDLLALTGSQFGFIGEVLHENNGTPFLRVGAITNIAWSPETQALYQEVERRGMVFDQLDNILGKPMVTGEIIISNNLATDPRRGGLPAGHPPIHTYIGIPVFSGHTHVGLIGLANRAEGYTRKLADELAPLSQTLGNLIERKRLYEEKRTHKKDLELATNYDSLTGLPNRHRLTELFEQELYEAGRRNGLVSVCFIDLDGFKIINDEHGHAVGDAVLRSVAAKLQATVRSHDIVARLGGDEFVAILRDVGDERVYARLLEVIRQPISFRHHVLQISGSMGITVYPDDDSDTDLLIRHADQAMYAAKETGKNCYKVFDLQSHSSRKERIRVLDQVGSALREQQMELYYQPKICFRNRTVNGFEALIRWNHPKEGILGPGHFLEHIEYTEYARTLGNFVIREAVKQLVEFARQDLPYTLSINLSPSHFLSQQFRDDISGALEGCPRDIRAKLILEILETTAMDDTETVLQNLKACRELGVDISLDDFGTGYSSLDYFRRLPAQEIKIDRSFVMDMLNDADDSMIVSAIVSLSKSFKRRLVAEGIESADVERKLIELGCDIGQGFFYSKPLPLPEAVSWASAYQRDNGVIAQT; this is translated from the coding sequence ATGAATGACACGGAAACCGAAAAAAGACGACTTGCGGCGGTCATCCGACTGGGGCTTCTGGATACCTCTCCTGAAGAACGTTTTGAGCGCCTTACCCGCATCGCACGCCAGCACTATCAAGTCAGAACCGCTTTGTTCACCGTACTGGATCACGACCGTCAGTGGTTCAAATCCCGGCAGGGGCTTGATGTTACCGAAACGCCCCGCTCTGTAGCATTCTGCGACCATGCCATACGGCAGGATCAGATATTGGTTGTGGAAAATGCCTTGGAGGATCCGCGCTTTCGCACCAATCCTTTGGTACTGGGTAATCCACACATCCGTTTCTACGCCGGTATGCCGGTGCGGGAGCCTGGTGGTTTCAAAGTCGGCACCTTGTGCATCATTGACGACAAGCCACGACAGTTCAGCGAGAAAGATCTGGATGTGCTCCGCACCCTGTCCACCATGGTGGAGGAGGAGCTGGAGCGTTTATACGTCGCGTCTGATAAAAGTGAATATGTGCCGGTTTCCCACCTCAACCGGGCCATCCATCATGCGCAGAATGTTTTCCTTACAAGCGACAACGAAAACTCAGCATTTGCGCAGATGCTCAACGATCTGCTCGCCTTGACGGGAAGCCAGTTCGGGTTTATCGGAGAAGTTCTGCACGAGAACAACGGTACCCCTTTTCTGAGAGTTGGCGCCATCACGAACATCGCCTGGAGCCCCGAGACCCAGGCTCTATACCAGGAGGTGGAACGTCGGGGCATGGTTTTCGACCAGCTGGATAATATCCTCGGCAAACCCATGGTGACCGGCGAGATTATTATCTCCAACAATCTCGCCACAGATCCTCGACGCGGCGGGCTGCCTGCCGGGCATCCGCCCATTCATACGTATATTGGTATTCCGGTGTTCTCCGGGCATACGCATGTAGGGCTGATAGGGCTCGCGAATCGGGCCGAGGGCTACACTCGGAAGCTTGCAGACGAGCTGGCGCCGCTGTCACAAACCCTCGGCAATCTGATCGAGCGCAAGCGACTGTACGAGGAAAAAAGAACCCATAAAAAGGATCTTGAGCTGGCAACTAATTACGATTCGCTGACAGGCTTGCCCAATCGCCACCGGCTCACCGAACTGTTCGAACAGGAACTGTACGAAGCCGGCCGGAGAAACGGCCTGGTATCGGTGTGCTTTATTGATCTCGACGGCTTCAAGATCATCAACGATGAGCACGGCCATGCGGTGGGCGATGCGGTTCTGAGATCCGTGGCCGCCAAACTGCAAGCCACCGTGCGCAGCCATGATATCGTGGCTCGCCTGGGTGGTGACGAGTTTGTGGCCATCCTCCGTGATGTGGGCGATGAACGGGTCTATGCCAGGCTTCTGGAGGTCATCCGGCAGCCCATCAGCTTCCGGCACCACGTGCTTCAGATTTCCGGCAGCATGGGCATCACTGTGTACCCGGACGATGACTCGGATACCGATCTGCTGATTCGCCATGCGGATCAGGCCATGTATGCCGCCAAGGAAACCGGCAAGAACTGCTACAAAGTATTTGATCTTCAGTCACATTCGTCCCGTAAAGAACGGATCAGGGTTCTGGATCAGGTCGGCAGCGCCCTGCGCGAACAGCAGATGGAATTGTACTATCAGCCCAAAATCTGCTTTCGCAACCGCACAGTGAACGGTTTTGAAGCGCTTATACGCTGGAATCATCCAAAAGAGGGTATCCTCGGCCCCGGTCACTTTCTGGAGCATATCGAATACACCGAGTATGCACGCACCCTGGGGAACTTTGTGATCCGGGAAGCAGTAAAGCAGCTGGTGGAATTCGCGCGACAGGACCTGCCTTATACCCTGAGCATCAATCTGAGCCCGTCGCACTTCCTGAGCCAACAGTTCCGGGACGATATATCCGGTGCGCTGGAGGGTTGCCCCAGAGACATACGCGCTAAGCTTATTCTGGAAATTCTCGAAACCACAGCAATGGACGATACCGAAACCGTTCTGCAAAACCTCAAGGCCTGTCGCGAACTGGGCGTGGATATTTCACTGGATGACTTCGGAACCGGTTATTCGTCACTGGATTATTTTCGCCGGCTGCCGGCGCAAGAGATCAAAATCGACCGTTCGTTCGTAATGGATATGCTGAATGATGCGGACGACAGTATGATTGTCAGCGCTATTGTGAGCCTTTCGAAAAGCTTTAAGCGGCGGCTGGTTGCTGAAGGTATTGAAAGCGCGGACGTTGAACGCAAACTGATTGAGCTTGGCTGTGATATAGGCCAGGGCTTTTTTTACAGCAAACCTCTGCCATTACCCGAAGCCGTAAGCTGGGCATCAGCATATCAGCGGGATAACGGAGTAATAGCTCAGACCTAA
- a CDS encoding VOC family protein gives MIGYVTIGVSDMEKAKKFYTDLLGDMGAKLLLDMGRIAFIGESMKSPMLAVCTPFDGTPNHPGNGNMLALQPGSKEAVNTYYQKAIELGATCDGEPGQRIPDQFYGAYVKDLDGNKLAFFHFG, from the coding sequence ATGATCGGATACGTCACCATTGGTGTCAGTGATATGGAAAAAGCCAAGAAGTTCTACACGGACCTTCTGGGCGACATGGGCGCGAAACTCCTGCTGGATATGGGCCGCATTGCGTTTATTGGTGAAAGCATGAAATCCCCTATGCTGGCCGTTTGCACACCGTTCGACGGCACGCCAAACCATCCCGGTAACGGCAATATGCTGGCGCTACAGCCAGGCTCAAAAGAAGCGGTTAATACCTATTACCAGAAAGCCATTGAACTGGGTGCGACCTGCGACGGAGAACCGGGGCAGCGTATTCCTGACCAGTTCTACGGTGCCTACGTGAAAGACCTGGACGGCAACAAGCTGGCGTTTTTCCACTTCGGCTGA
- a CDS encoding ATP-dependent DNA helicase codes for MKVAVRTLCEFAAREGDLDFRYTPAPSAEEGVAGHQAIQGKRGYGYKSEYSLTGKCLGLALYGRADVYNPHSGLLEEIKTHRGDLSRVRPHQRALHRAQLRAYGALLCRQENRKTLKLALIYFDFGKNRETPVTETATADELWHELEALCDRYRLWAEQEAHHREQRDIRLSGLRFPFPQFRSRQRQLAETVYKNTVKGGTLLLEAPTGLGKTLGTLFPALMAMPAAGHDRLTYLTCRNTARQLAVDAVERLRAAQEAPQIWPLRTLELVAKADACEHPDKACHGDSCPLAKGFFDRLPDARAEAAQAGTTLTQEVLAKIATGHNICPYFLGQEMARWCDLVIGDVNRMFDQSALLHGLTRQNNWKTVVLVDEAHNLVDRGRGMYSVQLDQQRLLKVRKTAPRALKPHLDRTARAWQGVVRDLSDKGDAPVFLDSLPSALTGSLLGLVSGLTDFLADNPPDLALQEVLFESVAFMKLADSFGDHSLCEFRREGRGRASLTIQNLVPADFLRDRFQAAASVLLFSATLSPGVYYRDLLGLPEDSRFTSLPSAFSADQLQVHFTPKISTRQAHRNASVTPIAALIAQQYRERPGHYLAFFSSFKYLNEVSEALGSNAPDIPQRSQHPGMNPQQRREFLAGFREKSGSVAFAVLGGVFSEGIDLPGDQLIGAFVATLGLPPFDAWHEILKHRLQQRFGAGYEYTYLIPGLQKVAQAAGRVIRTPDDQGVIWLIDDRFLQPQIRGLLPGWWFETETAD; via the coding sequence GTGAAGGTTGCGGTCAGAACCCTCTGCGAGTTTGCTGCCCGCGAAGGCGATCTGGACTTTCGCTATACTCCGGCGCCCAGTGCCGAAGAGGGCGTGGCCGGCCATCAGGCCATTCAGGGTAAACGTGGTTACGGATATAAAAGCGAGTATTCACTTACTGGCAAGTGCTTGGGGCTAGCGCTTTATGGCCGGGCTGATGTTTATAACCCACACTCCGGCCTGCTGGAAGAGATCAAAACCCATCGTGGGGATTTATCCCGTGTAAGACCCCATCAGCGTGCTTTGCACCGGGCGCAGTTACGAGCCTACGGCGCCCTGCTCTGCCGCCAGGAAAACCGAAAAACCCTGAAGCTGGCGCTGATTTACTTCGATTTTGGCAAAAACCGTGAAACACCGGTCACCGAAACCGCCACTGCCGATGAGCTTTGGCATGAACTGGAAGCCTTGTGCGATCGTTACCGACTCTGGGCGGAACAGGAAGCCCATCACCGGGAACAGCGTGATATTCGCCTTTCCGGCCTGCGTTTTCCGTTCCCACAGTTTCGTTCCCGCCAGCGTCAGCTTGCCGAAACTGTTTATAAGAACACGGTAAAAGGCGGCACGTTGCTGCTGGAAGCGCCGACGGGGCTGGGCAAAACCCTGGGTACCCTGTTCCCCGCACTGATGGCCATGCCTGCCGCTGGTCACGACCGGCTGACGTACCTCACCTGTCGCAACACTGCCCGCCAACTGGCGGTGGATGCCGTCGAGCGCCTGCGGGCCGCGCAGGAAGCACCACAGATCTGGCCCCTGCGCACTCTGGAACTGGTGGCCAAGGCCGATGCCTGCGAGCATCCGGACAAAGCCTGCCACGGGGATTCCTGCCCGCTTGCCAAAGGATTCTTCGATCGATTGCCGGATGCCCGCGCCGAAGCCGCTCAGGCCGGCACAACGCTCACGCAGGAAGTGCTGGCGAAGATCGCCACCGGCCACAACATCTGCCCCTATTTTCTGGGGCAGGAAATGGCCCGCTGGTGCGATCTGGTGATTGGTGATGTGAACCGGATGTTTGATCAATCGGCCTTGCTTCATGGCCTCACCCGGCAAAACAACTGGAAAACCGTGGTTCTGGTGGACGAAGCCCACAACCTTGTGGATCGGGGCCGGGGTATGTACTCGGTGCAGCTGGATCAACAACGACTGCTGAAAGTACGCAAAACCGCACCCAGGGCTTTGAAACCCCACTTGGATCGCACTGCACGCGCGTGGCAGGGCGTTGTCCGTGACCTCTCAGACAAGGGTGACGCTCCGGTGTTTCTGGACAGCCTTCCCTCAGCATTGACCGGCAGCCTGCTGGGGCTGGTTTCCGGACTCACGGATTTTCTGGCGGACAACCCGCCGGATCTGGCGCTGCAGGAAGTGCTGTTTGAATCCGTCGCCTTTATGAAGCTGGCGGATTCCTTTGGTGATCATTCCCTGTGCGAGTTCCGCCGCGAAGGCCGGGGCCGTGCCAGCCTGACCATTCAGAACCTGGTCCCGGCAGATTTCCTGCGCGACCGTTTTCAGGCGGCGGCCTCGGTGTTGCTGTTTTCTGCCACCCTTAGCCCCGGTGTCTATTACCGGGACCTGCTGGGCTTGCCGGAGGACAGCCGTTTTACCTCGTTGCCCAGCGCCTTCAGCGCCGACCAGTTGCAGGTGCATTTCACGCCAAAGATCAGCACCCGCCAGGCCCATCGCAACGCGTCGGTAACGCCTATTGCCGCGCTGATTGCGCAGCAATATCGGGAGCGCCCCGGGCACTATCTGGCATTCTTCAGCAGCTTCAAATATCTGAACGAGGTGAGCGAGGCACTGGGCAGCAATGCCCCGGATATACCCCAGCGATCCCAGCACCCCGGAATGAATCCGCAGCAGCGCCGGGAGTTTCTGGCGGGGTTCCGCGAAAAATCCGGCAGCGTGGCGTTCGCTGTTCTGGGTGGTGTGTTCAGTGAGGGAATTGACTTGCCAGGTGATCAGTTGATCGGAGCCTTTGTCGCCACTCTGGGCTTACCGCCTTTTGATGCCTGGCATGAGATTCTCAAACACCGGCTGCAGCAACGTTTTGGCGCCGGCTATGAGTACACCTATCTGATTCCAGGCTTGCAGAAAGTGGCTCAGGCCGCTGGAAGGGTGATTCGTACACCGGATGATCAGGGAGTGATCTGGCTGATAGACGACCGCTTTTTACAGCCGCAGATTCGCGGGTTGTTGCCGGGATGGTGGTTTGAAACCGAGACCGCTGACTAA
- a CDS encoding VRR-NUC domain-containing protein, with the protein MSMHLRPAAADLENPLYYLKNMETVVSWVANHHADLLLEPERARLRDFFELPRPSRALLTRMVMRSGDLFRADKLNYPELGSPEADALNELIADNWLDAAPLLTLDELFRLFTLAELRPAFAPVLAQAGHAKNLPKARMLEVLRDTFVDARTLTDWFDQEVASVVRVKQMTLFDRIRLMFFGNLRQSWSDFVLVELGHHRYEPVEFKPEVRAFSQRSDVDTYLAMHHCREWLDAGVLAAEVWAEVPHPSDNPWLTSRRDRLLLELGRQAERQGERELALQALAASGHREARLKQLRLLERMKRFEEAWAIAAHWQNHELSDAESQGLARILKRLAVKVGQPAPPAPRAPEIHEFILTLPQTGGSVEAVVRDHLSTPEAPVFYVENTLINSLFGLLCWHTIFKAIPGAFFHPFHTGPADLVREDFVSRRQAAFNLCFAALHDGRYRQQILDTYEAKQGITNPFVIWPALNKELLTLALDCIPSGDLRILFERLLLNIREHRSGFPDLVRFYPENADNKPRYEMIEVKGPGDRLQDHQIRWLHFFARQGIAASVCYLRWQDSGVTA; encoded by the coding sequence ATGAGTATGCACCTCCGGCCCGCCGCAGCGGATCTTGAAAACCCGCTGTATTACCTGAAAAACATGGAAACGGTGGTGTCCTGGGTGGCCAATCACCACGCGGATCTGCTGCTGGAGCCGGAGCGCGCCCGCCTGCGCGATTTCTTTGAGCTGCCTCGCCCTTCCCGCGCGTTGCTGACCCGGATGGTGATGCGCAGCGGTGATCTGTTTCGGGCTGACAAGTTGAATTACCCGGAACTGGGAAGCCCGGAAGCCGACGCGTTGAATGAGCTGATTGCCGATAACTGGTTGGATGCTGCTCCGCTGTTGACGCTGGACGAACTCTTTCGCCTGTTCACCCTGGCCGAACTGCGTCCCGCCTTTGCACCCGTTCTGGCACAGGCAGGACATGCCAAAAACCTGCCCAAAGCCCGTATGCTCGAAGTACTACGGGACACCTTCGTTGATGCCCGAACACTGACAGACTGGTTCGATCAAGAGGTGGCCTCTGTAGTACGGGTCAAACAGATGACGTTGTTCGATCGTATCCGCCTGATGTTCTTCGGCAACCTGCGCCAGAGCTGGTCGGACTTCGTGCTGGTGGAGTTGGGCCACCACCGCTATGAACCGGTGGAGTTTAAACCCGAAGTACGGGCTTTTTCCCAACGCAGCGATGTGGATACCTACCTGGCAATGCACCACTGCCGTGAGTGGCTGGATGCCGGAGTGCTAGCCGCAGAAGTGTGGGCAGAGGTTCCGCATCCCTCGGATAACCCGTGGCTGACCAGCCGCCGTGATCGCCTTTTGCTGGAGCTGGGCCGACAGGCGGAGCGGCAGGGTGAACGGGAGCTGGCGTTGCAAGCGCTGGCGGCCAGTGGCCATCGGGAGGCAAGATTGAAACAGCTGCGCCTGCTGGAGCGGATGAAGCGCTTTGAAGAAGCCTGGGCTATCGCCGCGCACTGGCAAAACCACGAGCTGAGCGACGCCGAATCCCAAGGGCTGGCACGCATACTGAAGCGGTTGGCGGTAAAAGTGGGTCAGCCGGCACCTCCGGCACCCCGGGCCCCGGAGATCCATGAGTTCATACTGACCCTCCCGCAAACCGGTGGCTCTGTGGAGGCGGTGGTTCGGGATCACCTGTCCACGCCTGAAGCACCTGTGTTCTATGTGGAAAACACACTGATCAACAGCCTGTTCGGGTTGCTTTGCTGGCACACCATCTTTAAAGCCATACCCGGTGCCTTCTTTCACCCGTTTCACACCGGGCCGGCGGATTTGGTGCGGGAGGACTTTGTCAGCCGTCGGCAAGCAGCTTTCAATCTGTGTTTTGCGGCGCTGCATGATGGCCGGTACCGCCAGCAGATTCTGGATACTTATGAGGCCAAGCAGGGCATCACCAACCCCTTTGTGATCTGGCCAGCGCTTAATAAAGAGCTACTGACTCTGGCGTTGGATTGTATTCCCTCGGGGGATCTTCGTATTCTGTTTGAGCGCCTTTTACTGAATATACGCGAGCACCGAAGCGGGTTCCCCGATCTTGTGCGGTTTTACCCGGAGAACGCGGACAATAAGCCCCGTTACGAAATGATTGAAGTGAAAGGCCCCGGCGATAGGCTGCAGGATCACCAAATTCGCTGGCTGCATTTTTTCGCCCGCCAGGGCATTGCCGCCAGTGTGTGCTATCTGCGCTGGCAGGACAGCGGAGTAACAGCGTGA